From the genome of Actinomycetota bacterium:
GGCCAACAGCGGAATGGCGTTTAACGTGAGAGAAGTCGACAGGATCGTTGCGAGCATCGAACGCAACCGGATCGCCTACGTCTACTACGTCGCTGTGCCGGCCGTACTGATGGTTGTGGTCGGTTTGGGCATCATCGTGGGTGGGTTCAGCTCGTTACGCGCTTGATCTCCCTTTGCGTCAGGCGGCGACCGATGCGCAACGATCCCCGCATGGGTTTTGGAAGTAGAGATCGACGCGGGGAAGTCCGGCGTTCTCGGGCGGGAGGCCGGATCGGGTGCTAGCTTCCGGCCATGGCCCGGCGTATGACGGTTCGATTCAGGGATTCGAGATGACCCGCGATACTCCATTGTTCTCATTTGCTGACCTGAGAGTGCAGAGCGTTGCGGGCCCGAACGACGTAGTCATCACGGTCGGTGTCTACGAGGATCACCCCACCATGGGTATCGATCGAGGTGCCTACACCGACGGCTTGGCGCTCGTCGTCAGGAAGCTTTGCTTCTGGCTGACGCCACCACGTCGGCGACAGTGGCGGGTGGTCGCTACCAGGCCTGATACAGATCGCGGTCGTGTCTTGCCTCCGGCCCTATTCGAACGAACATTTCCCACTCTGGCCGAGGCGGCCTCCGCGGCCGCCGGAATTGCCCGCTCTGTTGTCGAAGGGCAATTCCCGTAGGCGCAGGAGGACGACACCGGCGCCGTCGGCAGGTCAGCCGCGGCGGTTCTGCGGGATGATCGGTCTAGCTAGCTCCAGAGGAGACGACCGGTGGCTTCGTATCGAGACGTGGACGCGGAACTATCGACCTTGGTCGATGCGCGGACAACGCCGGATACCGGTGATGAGGAGGACGACGGAATCTCGGCCGCCTTGATCCGGCTGGCCGACGACGATCCGGATACGGCGATCGCCGTTTGCGCCGCAAAGATCGTCGAATCGAACGCCGCCTGCCGCGCAGTGGCGGCGGAGCTGCTCGGATACGCGGCCGACGCTGCGCATCGGTTGCGGCAGCCGGTAGCCGCGACGTTGGCAGCAGCGGCCGACATCGAATCCGATACCGAGACGCTGGCCACCATGATCCGAGCGTTGGCGCGGACGGCGGAGCCCACGTGTGTTCCGTTGCTCCGCAAGTACGCAGTGTCATCCGGTAGTCAGGTGCGGCTCTCGGTCGTCCTGGCGCTGTCCGAACTTGTAGTCGGCGTACCAGATGAGGCGACGTCGGCTGTGCTGCTCGACCTGATGAGCGACTCGGATGATGACGTTCGTGAGTGGGCAACATTCGTCGTGGGGTACCAGATGGCGATGGACGGCGACAGACTTCGAAAGCTCCTCTACCGCGCCCTCAGCGATCCGTCGCCTGCGGTGCGGGAGGAAGCGGTTCGGGGTCTCGCCTGCCGGCGCGACCCCGTCGCGCTTCCCGGACTGTTTCAGCAACTCCAGGCCATCCCGGCACCGACTTTTGCCGTGGAGGCATGCGCTCGCATGCACCACGAGTCGCTCTTGCCCTCCCTACTCGACCACTACTACCGTGCCGGCGACGACGATGCCCTCTACGCCTATGCGATGTGCGCCGACAATGTCTTGCGTACCGGCACGTTCGCGGCAAGTCTCCTGGGTGTTGTCTCGGAGAGTCTGGGACACAGCGGTATTGGCGCCTCGGCGAGCATTGCGTCACCGCTCTACGACTTCGGACTGGAACTCCACCTCGACGGGGCCGGCAACGAGCCCATTCCGATCCTGCGTACGCTCGAATCTGTTCGATTCGCGCTGTGAGTACTGGGACGTCTCGCGACGTCCCCGGTAGCGGTGTCCCGGTCCTGGCAATCAGACGTCCTTACCGAGGAGCATGATCTGGCGACCAGGTTGAATGCGATCGGCTCCGTCAAGGACGATCCGGCCACCCCAGCCCGCCGCGAGCGCGATCGGTTCGGCGGTGCCACCACAAGGGCTGGCAACTGGCCTGTGTTGTGGACCTTGCCGGTGGCACGGTGACCGTCGTGGGTGGACTACGGTCCCGAGCATGAGTCCGGACCGAAGTGCGGAGCCGACGTCGAGTAGCCGGGAGCCGGCGTTGCGGCGTACACCGTTGGCCGACCGCCACGCCGCTTTGGGCGCGAAGACCGCGGATTTCGGTGGCTGGGAGATGCCGATCGAGTACGCCGGCGGTGGCGTGGTCGCCGAGCACACCGCGGTCCGCGAGCGAGTCGGCATCTTCGACGTGTCACACATGGGCAAGCTGGCCGCCCGCGGCCCCGGCGCCGTCGCGGTCCTCGACCGCCTGCTCACCAACGACCTGAATCGCATCGGGTCCGGCCAGGCGCAGTACTCGTTGCTGTGCAACGACTCCGGTGGCGTTGTCGACGATCTCATCGTGTACCGGCGAACCGACCAGGACGTCCTGGTGATTCCCAACGCGGCGAACGCCGCCAAGGTCGCCGCGCTGGTCCGCGCGGCCGCTCGCGACGACGACGTCGAGATCGCCGACGAGCACGACGCGCGGGGCATAGTCGCCGTGCAGGGCCCACGCTCCGCGCAGTTGCTGGACATCCTCGGTCTGCCGTCCTCGCAGGACTACATGGCCTTCGCCGACGCCACCTGGCGGGGCGAGCCCGTGGTCGTCTGCCGGACCGGATACACCGGCGAACACGGCTACGAACTGGTTGCCCCGTCCAGGCTCCTCGGCGCCTTGTGGGACGAGTTGCTCGAGCGTGGCGCCGGCCTCGGAATCGCCCCGTGCGGACTGGGGGCCAGGGACACCCTGCGCACCGAGATGGGATATCCGCTGCACGGCCAGGACCTGTCGCCGGCGATCACCGTCGTGCAGGCACGGCTGGGTTGGGCCGTCGGCTGGGGCAAACCCGAGTTCGCCGGCCGGGACGCACTGCTGGCAGAACGTGCGGCCGGGCCGACGCGGTTGCTGTGGGGTCTGCGCTTCGTCGACCGCGGGATCCCGCGGCCGCACATGGCCGTGACCGTGGACGGCGTCGCGGTGGGCGAGGTCACCAGCGGGACGTTTTCACCGACGTTGCGCACCGGCATCGCGCTCGCGCTGGTTTCCTCGTCGGTCGCCGAAGGCGACACGGTCGTGGTCGACGTGCGGGGCCGTCCGGCGCAGGCCACCGTCGTACGGCCGCCGTTCGTCCCGGCGGCCACGCGCTGAACTCAGGTTGACGACGGCGACCGGTCACGAAGTCGCGCAGGCACGCGAGGACCCGATCGGCGACGACGGGGAGTAGACCGTCAGGCCGCCACCGCAAGAGCTGCCAGGGCGCGCTCGTACCGCGTCGTCGCCATCGACTGGATCGCGCGACCGACAGGGCCGGCCCAACGCACAAGCGGGCCTCCCGGCCGGCTGAACGCGGTGATGTCGAACCACACCGAACCGTTGTCGTCCAGCGTCACGACGAAGGCCTCCTCACCCTGCTCCGGGTGGTCCGGAAGGGTGCCGTAGGCGAAACCTTGACGCGCGTGCTCGTCGACGACGTAGACGACCCGGCACGGGATCACCAGTGACAGGCCGAAACCGAGTCCGAGGACGACGGTCCGATCTTGCTCCACCGGTCCGTCGGTCGCGACGGCCAGTCCCGAGTGCCGGTGCATCTGCCAGCTGAGCAGGGCCTGCGACGCCCGGTCGAACGCCGCCTGGCCGCTGCCGAGGCGGACCCGGCGCCGGGTATGGCCGTACCCCAGCGGCAGGTCGCCGCTCGTGGCTCCGACCGGCTCATACGTCGGCTCCGTCTTGCGGTACGCCGCCAGGTGCCTGGGCAGGTCTCGCGTCGTCGTCAGCCGCACAGCTGAATCGTCCCATCGCCTATGCCGAGTTTGATCTGCCGGTGACACCCCACGACAGCGCCGGTGTCGATGCGTCGGGCGCTCGGTGCCCGTGAACTCAGGGCACCGGATGGGCGCCGTCGTACGCGAGGAAGTCCCGCGACCAGGCGACCAGCCCGAGGGTGCAGGCGATGCAGGCCAGGCCGCCGGAGACGACCGAAAAGCCCTCTCCGGCAACGGCGGCGACGGCTCCGGCCTCCACGTCGCCCAGCCGTGGTCCACCAGCCACGACGACGGTGAAGATGCCCTGCAGCCGACCGCGGTAGTGGTCGGGTGCGGCTGCTTGCAGCATGGTGGAACGGAACACGGCGCTGACGTTGTCCGCGGCTCCGGCCACGGCCAGCAGGATCAGGGCCGCCGGCAGCCAGCGGACCAGGCCGAACGCCGCGATGCTGGCGCCCCACACCAGCACCGCGATCACGATGACGACACCTTGCCGGCGCACCTGGGTCAGCGGCCCTGACAGGACGCCAATGAGTACCGCACCGATCGCCGGGCTGGCCGACAGCAGCCCCACGATCACCGCGACGGCCCGCGGATCGCCGCCGTACCAGTCGGCCGCGATCGCCGGGAACAGCGCCCGCGGCATCCCGAACACCATGGCCACGATGTCCAGGTAGAACGACATCTGCAGGTTCCGCCGGCCCTTGAGGAAGCGCAGCCCTTCCATCACCGACGCCCAGCCCGCTCGCTGGACGGCTTGTCCCGCCAGCGGTTGCGGCCGCATCGCCGGCAACCGGGCCATGGCGTAGAACGTGCCGGTGAACGCGACGACGTCGACGACGTAGACCCACGTCGCCGAGCCGGTCGCGGCGATGACCGCGCCGCCCAGCAGCGGTCCCACAGTGAAGCCGAGGTTGAACGCGACCATGCTGAGCGCGTTGGCGGCCGGCAGCAGCTCGCGGTCGACCAGCCGCGGGACGATGGCCGCCCGGGCAGGGTTGCCGACGGCGAACAGCCCGGACTGTACGGCGACCACGGCGTACAGCAGGACCACGCTGTCGAGCGCGAGCGCGCCCTGCAGGACCAGGACCACCGAACAGGCCGCCAGGCCCGCCGTCGCCACCATGCCGATGCGGCGTCGGTCGAGACTGTCGGACAGGGCGCCGCCGTACAGCCCCAGCCCGACCAGCGGGATGAGCTGGGCGAGGCCGACCAGGCCGACGGCCAGGCTCGATCCGGTGATCGCGTAGACCTGGATACCGACGGCCACCGCGGTCATCTGCTGGCCGACGTTGCTGACGCCTTGGGCGAGCCAGAGCCGCCGGAAGTTGCGGCTGACCCGGATCGGGGTGACGTCGGCGAGCAGGCGGGGCACGTCGGGAGGCTACGCGCCGCCGAATGCGACCTCCGACCGGACAGCCGGGCTCGGGCGCGGCAGGATCGACGCACCAGTCGTGCGGTGCCACGGTCCGTGTCGTGGGTCGGCGCGGCAGCGACGATCGAGGGAGGGTCCATGACCGTCAACGAGCGGGCCGGCCAGCCGGCGGAGGCCGCCGACCTCGTCGATGTCGCGGCGTTGGTCACCGCGTACTACGCGCTGCATCCGGACGTCTCCGAGGTCGGCCAGCGGGTTTCCTTCGGTACCAGTGGACATCGTGGCTCGGCGTTCGACGCCGCGTTCAACGACGACCACATCGCTGCGACGACGCAGGCGATCTGCGACCACCGTCGGGAGCAGGGGATCGCCGGGCCGCTGTTCCTGGGGCGTGACACCCACGCGTTGTCCGAGCCGGCCTGGACGACTGCGCTGGAGGTGCTCGCCGCCAACGGCGTCACCGTGATGATCGACAGCGTCGACGGTTACACGCCGACGCCTGCCGTGTCGCACGCGATCCTGACTCACAACGACGGCCGGTCCGCCGGCGACCCGCGCCGTGCGGACGGCATCGTGGTGACGCCGAGCCACAATCCGCCCCGCGACGGCGGCTTCAAGTACAACCCGCCCGACGGCGGGCCGGCGGGTTCTGACATCACTGCAGTGGTCCAGGATCTCGCGAACCGGTACCTGGCCGCCGGTCTCGCCGGCGTCAGGCGGGAAACGTTCACGACGGCGCTGCGGCGCGACACCACCCATCGGTACGACTACCTGACGTCGTATGTCGAGGACCTGCCGCACGTGGTCGACCTCGACGCGGTCCGGGCCGCGGGGGTGCGGATCGGAGCCGACCCGCTCGGCGGTGCCAGCGTCGACTACTGGGGCGCCATCGCCGAACGGCACAAGCTCGACCTCACTGTGGTGACACCGACGGTCGATCCCACCTGGCGATTCATGACGTTGGACTGGGACGGCCGGATCCGGATGGACTGCTCGTCGCCGTACGCGATGGCCCGGCTCATCGACGCGCGGCACGACTACGACCTGGCCACCGGCAACGACGCCGACGCCGACCGGCACGGCATCGTGACCCCGGACGGCGGACTGCTCAACCCCAACCATTTCCTCGCCGTGGCGATCGACTACCTGGCCCGCCACCGCGACGGCTGGAGCGCCGGTGCGGCGATCGGCAAGACGCTGGTGAGTTCATCCATGATCGACCGGGTCGCGGAGTCGTTGGGGCGCAGGCTGGTCGAGGTCCCGGTCGGTTTCAAGTGGTTCGTACCCGGGTTGATCGACGGCTCGCTCGGCTTCGGCGGCGAGGAGAGCGCCGGCGCGTCCTTTCTGCGGCGCGACGGCCGGGTCTGGACGACGGATAAGGACGGAATCATCCTGTGCCTGTTGGCATCGGAGATCCTCGCCGTGACCGGACGCAGCCCCAGTCAGTCGTACGCCGCGCTGACCGAACGCTTCGGCACTCCGGCGTACGCCCGGGTGGACGCCGCTGCCAGCCGAGAGGAGAAGGCCCGGCTCGCCTCGCTGTCAGCCGACCAGGTCTCGGCAACGACGCTGGCGGGCAAGGCGATCACGGCCAAGCTCACGACGGCGCCCGGCAACGGCGCGCCGATCGGGGGGCTCAAGGTCGTCGCCGAGGACTGCTGGTTCGCGGCCCGGCCGTCCGGTACCGAAGACGTCTACAAGATCTACGCGGAGAGTTTCGACGGTCCCGACCACCTCGCGCGGGTGCAGGACGAAGCGCGCGACGTGGTCCGAGTTGCCCTGGCCGTGACCTAACCGGCCGGCGAAACTCCCAGGCGGCGTAGCGAGTCTCCTCGTAGGGTCGGGCGGCCGACGGGGTACGCCGATCGGTCCGATTGGCCGACGGAGGAGGAGGCGATGAGCCGCAGCATGGTCGCGCCCAACGTCCTGTCGTGGGCCAGCGATGTCGAGGCCGCCACCGTCGCGCAGGCCGCGCGGTCGGCGGCGATGCCGTTCGTGCGGGGACACGTCGCCCTGATGCCCGACGCGCACCTGGGCATCGGTGCGACGGTCGGGTCCGTTATCCCGACGCGGGGAGCGGTCATGCCGGCGGCGGTCGGTGTGGACATCGGCTGCGGCATGATCGCGGCTCGGACTGATCTCACGGCTGCCGATCTGCCGGACAGCCTCGACGGGCTGATGCCGTTGGTGGCCCGGGCCATCCCCGCGGGCGTCGGCCAGGGTCATGCCGACCGTTCCGCGGCGTTTGCTTCGGCAGCCGCGACCTGGCCGGCTCGGGCCATGGCGTTCACTGCGCGCCAGGAGGAGACGGCCGCGACCCAGTTCGGGACCCTGGGATCGGGCAACCACTTCGTCGAGGTCTGCCTGGACCAGGACGACGTGGTGTGGACGGTGCTGCATTCGGGATCCCGCGGCATCGGCAACCAGATCGCGACGATTCACATCGAGGGTGCCCGGGCGCTGATGGCCCGGTACTTCATCACTCTCGACGATCCCGATCTCGCCTACCTCGTGCAGGGCACGGCCGAGTTCGACTCGTACATCGCCGACATGCTGTGGGCGCAGGCCTATGCGATGGGCAACCGGGAGGCGATGCAGGCGGCACTGACGCAGTGCTTGTTCAGCGTCGTCGGGAAGGGTGCCGTGGTCGACACCATCAACTGCCACCACAACTTCACGCAGCTCGAACACCATGGGCGACAGGACTTGTGGATCACCCGGAAGGGGGCCATTCGCGCGAGGTCGGGGGACCGCGGTGTCATCCCGGGGAGCATGGGAACCCGGTCGTACATCGTCTCCGGCCTCGGTTCGACGGCGGCCTACCAGTCGTGTTCGCACGGCGCCGGCCGACGGATGAGCCGGAGCCAGGCGCGTCGGTCGTTGAGCACCGAGAGCCTGGTGGCAGCGATGGGGGAGCGCAGCTGGAACCGGGACGACGCCGCGGCGCTACTCGACGAGCATCCGTTGTCGTACAAGGACATCGACCAGGTGATGGCCGACCAGGCTGATCTGGTGACCGTCACCCATACGCTGCGTCAGGTGTTCAACTACAAGGGAACCGGTTGACCGTCGTCCGCTGGGCCGCGACCCAGTCGGCGCGGGAAACACCGCGGCGGGCCATCACCGTGATGGTGATGGCCCGCCGGTCAGGGGTGGGACAGAAAGACTTTGGTCGACGTGACGTCGGGCGCTAGCGCTTCACCTTGACCGCAATCGCAGGCACGAGAATCTTGATCGAGCCCTTGTAGACCGCCGAGATGGCGTGCTTGCCGACAGCCAGCCCCCGGGTAGCGAAGACGGCCTTGCCCTTCTTGTTGACCGCCGCCGTCGTCAGCGTGTGGCGGCCGTCCTTGATGACGACCTTGCCACCGGCCACCGGACCGCCGGGGCCGGTCACGACGACCTTGATTGTGATCTTGGCTCCATGCCGGATCTTCGTGGCCGACACCGTCAGCACCGCCGTCGGCGGTGTCACGACCGCGACCGGAGGCGGCACCGGAGACAGCGGCGGCGGAGTCGGACTCGCTGTCGGCGTGGGGGTCGGGGTAGGGGTGGGTGTCGGTGTCGGTGAGGTGGCCGGTACCACTGTCACGGTGATCGACGGTGAGGTGCTCGACGCGTGGGTGGAATCGCCGCTGTAGACCGCGTGGACCTGCTTCGCACCGACGCCGGTCACGGCCGGCGGCGCGAAACTGGCGACGCCGCCGGACAGCGCGACCCCCGTCGCGACGGTGGTGCCGTTGACGACGAAGTCCACGGTGCCCGTCGGAGTTCCGCTGGCCGAGCTGACCGTCGCGGTGTAAGTGACCGACGCCCCTTCGGCGACGGTGGTCGGGTCGGCGGTCAGCGACGTCGTCGTGGCCGCGACGCCCGCGCCGCCACCGGTGACGAAGACCTGCTCGTAGCGCGGATCGGGTTCGTCCTCGGTCAGGTAGCTCGGTGAGTAGGTGCCCGCTGTGTAGTTGACGCCGGGGTTGACCCAGGTCGTCGTGGATCCCGGCGTCAGGCTGACCGAGTTGCTGGTGACCGCTCCCAGGTATTGCGAGGAGTAGCAGTGCATCCCGTTGCTCAGGCCCGACGTGGGTACGGAGAAGGTGGCGATCCCGTTCACGACCGTGCCGAGACCGAGGAATGTCCGCGCGTACGGGTACGTGGTGCAGTCGACCTCGTAGAAGCCGATGCTGCCGGTGACCCAGTTGGCCGAGGCCGCGTTCGCCGTGCTGACCGGCGCGGCGCACCGGACCGCCGAGCCGTAGCACTTGCGGTCGTAGAAGTTGTCGTGGTTGCTGTCCGGCTGGTAGGCCGGGTTCGGATTGCACACCGGGTCGCTGGCCATGGTGCAGTTCACGCCGGGGTCGTAGTTCGGGTTCGTGTAGTAGAAACTGCCGTCCCACGGATTCACGGTGGAGACCAGTGTCAGGCCGGCGCCGGCGGCGATCGTCGGCTGCTCGCTCTGAGCGCGGATCGGGATCTGCCCGGCGTCGACGGTCGCGGTGGAGACCGCCTGGGGGACAGCCCGGAAGCTGGTGATGTAGGTGCGCTTGCCCCACCACTGGTAGTCGACGGTGCTACCGGCCGCCACCGCGACGGTGCTCGGATTGAACGAGGTGTCGCCGGGGTTCTGCCAGGCGTTGTTGAAACCGGCCTCGTTGAGCTTCCCGAGTTTGCCCGCCCCGGTGTAGACGTACGAGGAACCGCCGGTGGTGTACGCAACACGGTAGCTCTGCCCGGCGGTCAGCCCGCTGATCGTGTACGACCCGTTCGCCGCGGTCGTGGCCGTCGTCCCCACCTGATGGCCGGGTGTGTCGTAGGCCCGCACGGTCACCCCGGACAGTGCTGCACCGTTGAACGCGCGCGTCACGGTGCCGTCGATCTGGGTGCTGGTCGCCGCGTTCGCGATCGATCCGCCGGCCAGCGCGAACGCTGCCGCCGTGACGATGCCGAGTGTGCCGGCGATTCTCCGGACGGCGAACTTGCCCATCGGTCAGGCTCCTTAGCGACTCGTCGACCGCCCGCGGCGTGCCTCGCCGGCGGCAGCGAAGGTCAGGTGAGAGTGACGGTCACCGGGGCGGACGAACTGGCGCCGGCACCGCTGCTGCCGCCGTACGACGCCACCACGACGTAGGCCCCGGCCGGCGCGCCGCTCGAGTTCACCGACAGCGTCGCGATGCCGTCAGGGCCGAGCGTGCCGGTGCCGAGGGTGAACGAGTACCCCGCCGGTGCCGTGGATCGGAACGTCACCGTCCCCGTCGGTGCCGTCGTCCCCCCGGCCACGGTTGCGGTGAGCACGAAGGTGCCGCCGCTGGGCAGGGTCTGCGGATTGGCCGTCACCGTCGTCGTCGTCGTACTGACCGAACCGGTCGGGGTCGGCGTGGGAGTCGGTGTCGGAGTGGGGGTTGGCGTCGGAGTGGGGGTTGGCGTCGGAGTAGGTGTTGGCGTGGGGGTTGGGGTCGGCGTCGACCCGCCGGTGGTCAGCGTCACCGTGGTGCTCGGCGACGTGCTGGCCGCTGTGGTGCTGTCGCCGCCGTACACCGCGGTCACGGTGTAGGCGCCCGCGGCCGCGGTGCCGGACGCCACAGTCAGCGTGGCCGCCCCACCGGTCACCGACGCGGTGCCGAGCGAGAACGAGAAACCGCCGGGAGCAACGGACCGGAAATTCACGGTGCCGGTCGCCGTGCCGCCGTCGGCGCGCGAGACGTTGGCAGTCAAGGTGAACGAGCCGCCCTGTGGCAGCGTGGCCGGGTTCGACGACACCGTGGTCGAACTTGCCGAGACGGTCGGCGTCGTCCCGGTGACCGTGATCCGGGCATACCGCGGATCCGGCTCGTCGGCGGTCAGATAGCTCGGCTGGTACTCGGAACTGGTGTACACCACGCCCGGGTTCACCCAGCTCGTCGTGGAGCCGGGCGTGAGGCTGACCGTCGAGGTGGTCACCGCGCCGACGTACTGCGAGGTGTAGCAGTGGGTGCCGCCGCCAAGCGCGCCGGTTGCCACGGCGAAGGTCGCCACGCCGCTGGTGAGGGGTGCGGTGCCCAGCAATGTGCGGGCGTACGGATAGGTCGTGCAGTCCGTCTCGTAGAACGCGACCGAGCCGGTCGGCCACTTGCCGGTCTTCAGGTCGTAGAACCCGTTGCCGTCACGATCGGGCTGGTACTGCGGGTTCGGTCCGCAGCGTGGGTCGGTGGCGACGTTGCAGACCAGGCCCGGCGTGTACGACGAGTTCGTGTAGTAGAACGCCCCGTCCTGCGGATTCACCGTCGAGATCAGCGTGACCGCACCGCCGGGCGCCACCGTCGGCTGATTGCCCTGCACCGGGACCGGGATCTGCGTCCCGGTGACAGCGGCGCCGAGGATCCGGAAACTCGTGAGATAGGTCTTGACCCCCGGCATCACGGCTGCGTTGACGTCCGCTCCGGCCGGGACCTCCACGGCGCCGGCGGCCCACGTGGTCCCGCTGAAGGAGGACGTCCACTCCGGCCCGGCGACCCCGGGACCGCCGTAGACGTAGTCGACCTGGTTGTGCGACGGGTTGGTGAAGCGCAGCCGGTACGCCTGTCCGGGCGTGAGGCCGGTGAGCGTAAACGTGCCGGTCGTCGAGGTGGTCGTGGTCGCGACCAGAGTCGTCGGCGTCGAGTACGCCCGAACGGTCATCGCCCGGGCGTTCACGCCGGAGAAGGTGATCGTGACCTTGCCGGCGATGGCGTTCGACGCCGCAGCGGCAGCCGGACCGGCCGCCGCGATCGACGTGCCGACCAGTGCCAGGCCGGTGAGCGCCGCGGCGGCGGCGCGCAGCCCGATGGACGACTTCCTCACGTTGTGAACCCCCAGGTTCCTCGACGCCTTCCCCAAGGCGTAGCCCCACTCGCGCCCATGACTATCAGGCGGAACGGGCGCAGGTCGACGCAACGTAGCGGCGACGAGCCAATCCGGACCGAACGGATGAGCCCGGATGGTCCAACGGCCGGACTGGCCGCCACGTGGAGTAGTCGTCGGTCGACCCGGGCGGAAGCCGTCGACTCACCGGGCATCCCGTCACCGCTTGATCTTCACGGTGACGGGACGGGTCGCCGACGGCTGTGCCTGCGCGTCGCCGCTGTAGACAGCCGAGATCCGGTGCGTTCCCTTGCCGAGGGACTTCGTGGTGAGGACTGCCCGGCCACCGGCGAGGAGCTTGACCTTCAGCAGCTTCGATCCGTCGTAGAAGGCGATGGTCCCGGCACTACCGTGCGGCTGCTTCAGCCGGACGGTGATCGTGACCTTGGCGCCGCGCCGGGCCTGCGTGGGGCTGACCTTGATCCCGAGGCTGCTGGCGGCCGCCGGCGGCGTCACCGGGACCGGTGCCACCGGCGGCGGAGTGGTGGTCACCGTTGGCGTGGGTGTCGCCGTCGGCGTGGGTGTGGCACTCGGCGTGGGTGTGACAGTGGGCGTCGGGGTCGCCGTCGGGGTCGGTGTGGCCGTCGGTGTCGGTGTGGCCGTGGGTGTCGGCGTCGCGGTGGGAGTCGGGGTCGGCGTTCCAGCCGTCACGTGGATGCGCTCGTAACGCGGGAGCGGCTCGTCCTCGGTCTGGTACGACGGCGCGTACGTCGACGCGGTGTAGTTGAGTCCCGGATCGACCCACCGGTCGTTGGAGCCGGGCGCGAGACTCAGTGTGGCGGTGTTGATCGCCCCGACGTACTGCGTCGAATAGCAGTGCACGCCGTCGGACAGTCCGGCGGTGTCCAGCGCGAACGTCGCAATCCCGTTGACCAGCGGCGCGACGCCCCGCAGCGTCCGGGGGTAGGGGTACGGCGTGGGCGCGCAGGACAACTCGTAGAACGCGACGCTTCCGGTCACCCAGTTGTTGACGTTGGCAGCAGGGTTGGCGCAGATCACCGCGGCGCCGATGCACTTGCGGTCGTAGAACCGGTCGTGGTTGCTGTCGGGTTGATACTGCGCGGTCAGGATCGGGTAGAGGTCATTGCAGACCGGGTTGCTGGCGACGTTGCAGTTCACGTCGTCGTCGTAGTCGGAGTTCGTGTAGTAGAAGCTGCTGTTCCAGGGGTTGACGGTGGCGATGAGGGTGACTGGATCCCCGCCGTTGACGGCGGGCTCGTCGTACTGGTTCGGGACCGGGATCTGCCCGGCGTTCACCTGTGCTTGGCTGACCGCGCCGTCGTAGCCACGGAAACTGGTGACGTAGGTCCTCGTACCCCACCACTGGTACGACAGGCTGGAGCCCGCCGGGACGCCAACGGTGTCCGTGCTGAATGCCGTGGCACCCTGCTGATAGGCGTTGTAGTCGCCAGGCTCGTTGAGGCGCCCCATCTTTCCCGGTCCGATGTACACGTACTCGGCGCCGCCGGATGCGAACGAGATCCGGTAGCTCCAGCCGGCACTCAGGCCGGTGATGGTGTAGCCGCCGCTGGCATTGGTCGTGGCGGTGGTGCCGACCTGGACCCCGGGACGCAGGTAGGCGCGGACCTGGACTCCGGACACGGCAGCACCGGTTTGCCCGCGGGTCACGACGCCGGTGATCCTGGTGGCCGCCGGATCGGTCGACGG
Proteins encoded in this window:
- the gcvT gene encoding glycine cleavage system aminomethyltransferase GcvT translates to MSPDRSAEPTSSSREPALRRTPLADRHAALGAKTADFGGWEMPIEYAGGGVVAEHTAVRERVGIFDVSHMGKLAARGPGAVAVLDRLLTNDLNRIGSGQAQYSLLCNDSGGVVDDLIVYRRTDQDVLVIPNAANAAKVAALVRAAARDDDVEIADEHDARGIVAVQGPRSAQLLDILGLPSSQDYMAFADATWRGEPVVVCRTGYTGEHGYELVAPSRLLGALWDELLERGAGLGIAPCGLGARDTLRTEMGYPLHGQDLSPAITVVQARLGWAVGWGKPEFAGRDALLAERAAGPTRLLWGLRFVDRGIPRPHMAVTVDGVAVGEVTSGTFSPTLRTGIALALVSSSVAEGDTVVVDVRGRPAQATVVRPPFVPAATR
- a CDS encoding DUF1990 domain-containing protein; protein product: MAAYRKTEPTYEPVGATSGDLPLGYGHTRRRVRLGSGQAAFDRASQALLSWQMHRHSGLAVATDGPVEQDRTVVLGLGFGLSLVIPCRVVYVVDEHARQGFAYGTLPDHPEQGEEAFVVTLDDNGSVWFDITAFSRPGGPLVRWAGPVGRAIQSMATTRYERALAALAVAA
- a CDS encoding MFS transporter, whose product is MPRLLADVTPIRVSRNFRRLWLAQGVSNVGQQMTAVAVGIQVYAITGSSLAVGLVGLAQLIPLVGLGLYGGALSDSLDRRRIGMVATAGLAACSVVLVLQGALALDSVVLLYAVVAVQSGLFAVGNPARAAIVPRLVDRELLPAANALSMVAFNLGFTVGPLLGGAVIAATGSATWVYVVDVVAFTGTFYAMARLPAMRPQPLAGQAVQRAGWASVMEGLRFLKGRRNLQMSFYLDIVAMVFGMPRALFPAIAADWYGGDPRAVAVIVGLLSASPAIGAVLIGVLSGPLTQVRRQGVVIVIAVLVWGASIAAFGLVRWLPAALILLAVAGAADNVSAVFRSTMLQAAAPDHYRGRLQGIFTVVVAGGPRLGDVEAGAVAAVAGEGFSVVSGGLACIACTLGLVAWSRDFLAYDGAHPVP
- a CDS encoding alpha-D-glucose phosphate-specific phosphoglucomutase; the encoded protein is MTVNERAGQPAEAADLVDVAALVTAYYALHPDVSEVGQRVSFGTSGHRGSAFDAAFNDDHIAATTQAICDHRREQGIAGPLFLGRDTHALSEPAWTTALEVLAANGVTVMIDSVDGYTPTPAVSHAILTHNDGRSAGDPRRADGIVVTPSHNPPRDGGFKYNPPDGGPAGSDITAVVQDLANRYLAAGLAGVRRETFTTALRRDTTHRYDYLTSYVEDLPHVVDLDAVRAAGVRIGADPLGGASVDYWGAIAERHKLDLTVVTPTVDPTWRFMTLDWDGRIRMDCSSPYAMARLIDARHDYDLATGNDADADRHGIVTPDGGLLNPNHFLAVAIDYLARHRDGWSAGAAIGKTLVSSSMIDRVAESLGRRLVEVPVGFKWFVPGLIDGSLGFGGEESAGASFLRRDGRVWTTDKDGIILCLLASEILAVTGRSPSQSYAALTERFGTPAYARVDAAASREEKARLASLSADQVSATTLAGKAITAKLTTAPGNGAPIGGLKVVAEDCWFAARPSGTEDVYKIYAESFDGPDHLARVQDEARDVVRVALAVT
- a CDS encoding RtcB family protein; amino-acid sequence: MSRSMVAPNVLSWASDVEAATVAQAARSAAMPFVRGHVALMPDAHLGIGATVGSVIPTRGAVMPAAVGVDIGCGMIAARTDLTAADLPDSLDGLMPLVARAIPAGVGQGHADRSAAFASAAATWPARAMAFTARQEETAATQFGTLGSGNHFVEVCLDQDDVVWTVLHSGSRGIGNQIATIHIEGARALMARYFITLDDPDLAYLVQGTAEFDSYIADMLWAQAYAMGNREAMQAALTQCLFSVVGKGAVVDTINCHHNFTQLEHHGRQDLWITRKGAIRARSGDRGVIPGSMGTRSYIVSGLGSTAAYQSCSHGAGRRMSRSQARRSLSTESLVAAMGERSWNRDDAAALLDEHPLSYKDIDQVMADQADLVTVTHTLRQVFNYKGTG